A stretch of the Denticeps clupeoides chromosome 6, fDenClu1.1, whole genome shotgun sequence genome encodes the following:
- the rnasekb gene encoding ribonuclease kappa-B, whose protein sequence is MPSLLFCGPKMAACGIVLSIWGVVMLAMLGIFFCAKSAVLIEDVPFTEEDMRNDKNPPQIIYGLYNQVGINCFIAAAIYVAVGAVSLCQVRLNKRQEYMVQ, encoded by the exons ATGCCGTCGCTTCTGTTCTGCGGCCCGAAGATGGCCGCTTGCGGCATAGTGCTGAGCATTTGGGGGGTCGTCATGCtg gCCATGTTGGGAATCTTCTTCTGCGCCAAGTCAGCGGTGTTGATAGAGGATGTTCCCTTTACTGAAGAGGACATGAGAAACGA TAAAAACCCGCCGCAGATCATCTACGGCCTGTACAACCAGGTGGGCATCAACTGCTTCATCGCTGCTGCCATCTATGTTGCTGTGGGCGCCGTGTCCTTGTGTCAGGTTCGGCTCAACAAGCGCCAGGAGTACATGGTGCAGTGA
- the arrb2a gene encoding arrestin, beta 2a isoform X1: MGDKAGTRVFKKSSPNCKVTVYLGKRDFVDHLDRVDPVDGVILVDPEYLKDRKVFVTLTCAFRYGREDLDVLGLSFRKDLYISTFQAYPPIPDERKPSTRLQDRLLRKLGQHAHPFHFTIPQNLPCSVTLQPGPEDTGKACGVDFEIRAFCAKSVEEKVHKRNSVRLVIRKVQYAPEKPGPQPMVETTRSFLMSDRSLHLEASLDKELYYHGEPISVNVHVTNNSTKTVKRVKISVRQYADICLFSTAQYKCPVAQLEAEDQVLSSSTFCKVYTLTPALCNNREKRGLALDGKLKHEDTNLASSTIVKDTCSKEVLGILVSYRVKVKLVISRGGLLSGLLERDVSVELPIVLMHPKPADLPTSRPTSTVPETDPPIDTNLIEFDTNSLIQDDDFVFEDFARLRLKGIVDDKDEDC; this comes from the exons ATGGGGGACAAGGCGGGGACCAG GGTGTTCAAGAAGTCGAGTCCGAATTGCAAA GTTACTGTCTACCTGGGCAAGAGAGATTTTGTGGATCACCTGGACCGTGTGGACCCAGTAG ATGGTGTGATTCTAGTAGACCCAGAATATctaaaagacagaaaag TGTTTGTGACCCTGACCTGTGCTTTTCGATATGGACGCGAGGACCTAGATGTCTTGGGTCTTTCTTTCCGCAAGGATCTGTACATTTCCACTTTCCAGGCATATCCGCCAATCCCAGACGAGCGGAAGCCCAGCACCCGGCTTCAGGATAGGCTGCTGAGGAAGCTCGGCCAGCATGCTCACCCCTTCCACTTTACT ATCCCTCAGAACTTACCCTGCTCTGTGACTTTACAACCTGGACCAGAAGATACTGGAAAG GCCTGTGGAGTAGACTTTGAGATCAGAGCTTTCTGTGCCAAATCGGTTGAAGAGAAGGTTCACAAAAG GAATTCCGTGCGGCTGGTAATCCGCAAGGTGCAGTATGCCCCAGAAAAGCCGGGCCCTCAGCCCATGGTGGAGACAACCCGCAGCTTTCTCATGTCTGACCGCTCACTGCATCTGGAGGCCTCACTGGACAAAGAG cTCTACTATCATGGGGAACCAATTAGTGTGAACGTCCATGTCACTAACAACTCCACCAAGACAGTTAAAAGAGTAAAAATATCAG TTCGGCAGTATGCAGACATCTGTCTCTTCAGCACGGCGCAGTACAAGTGTCCTGTAGCACAGCTCGAGGCTGA AGATCAGGTTTTGTCAAGCTCCACGTTCTGTAAGGTGTACACTCTCACCCCTGCCCTCTGCAACAACCGCGAGAAGCGTGGCCTTGCCCTGGATGGCAAATTGAAGCATGAGGACACTAACCTGGCCTCCAGTACCAT AGTGAAAGACACATGCAGTAAAGAGGTCCTGGGAATTCTGGTCTCTTATCGGGTGAAGGTCAAACTGGTCATCTCGCGTGGAGG GCTGTTGAGTGGACTTTTGGAGAG AGATGTATCTGTGGAGCTGCCAATTGTCCTGATGCATCCAAAGCCAGCTGACCTGCCAACATCTCGTCCAACCTCAA CTGTTCCAGAGACTGACCCACCAATTGACACCAACCTGATTGAATTTGACACAAA CAGTTTAATTCAAGATGATGACTTTGTGTTTGAGGACTTTGCCCGTCTTCGACTAAAAGGGATAGTAGATGATAAAGATGAAGACTGCTAA
- the LOC114791916 gene encoding autophagy-related protein 16-1 isoform X1: METWKSHVRAGLFNRDRLQKDPFAGVFSTLSKLEGRLELRDKLLENPPISGWSGPEDEKPIRLQLRLKECELDRFELSERVSDLTATLYLKEAELQYCHSQVVRFRGEAVALAREASSLRSGLAEYEYALELQSKQFAGLQIEMSTLRAELSVAWVEKEDLLERWMEEKRLEAERVNKHNAAQERWHRFAGCLNSHKHREAPRICGQTEACLLAT, translated from the exons ATGGAGACGTGGAAGAGTCACGTGCGCGCCGGACTGTTCAATAGAGACCGGCTCCAGAAAGACCCTTTTGCTGGAGTTTTCTCCACTT TGTCAAAGTTAGAAGGGAGACTTGAGTTGCGCGACAAACTACTAGAAAACCCTCCAATCAG CGGTTGGAGTGGACCTGAAGACGAGAAGCCGATCAGGCTTCAACTGCGCCTGAAGGAGTGTGAGCTGGACCGATTTGAG CTGTCGGAGAGGGTGTCAGACCTCACAGCCACCCTGTACCTCAAAGAGGCGGAGCTGCAGTACTGCCACTCACA AGTGGTGCGGTTCCGGGGCGAAGCAGTGGCTCTCGCTCGGGAAGCTTCCAGTTTGCGGTCAGGCCTGGCGGAGTATGAGTATGCCCTTGAGCTCCAGTCGAAACAGTTTGCTGGGCTACAGATCGAGATGTCCACCCTTAGGGCAGAGTTGTCTGTGGCTTGGGTGGAGAAGGAGGATTTGCTGGAGCGCTggatggaggagaagaggcTGGAGGCAGAGCGTGTGAACAAGCACAATGCTGCTCAGGAGAG ATGGCATCGTTTTGCTGGTTGCCTGAACAGTCATAAGCATAGAGAAGCACCCAGAATATGTGGGCAGACAGAG GCCTGCCTATTGGCTACCTGA
- the bacc1 gene encoding BPTF-associated chromatin complex component 1 — MTSASTKVGEIFSAAGAAFTKLGELTMQLHPVADSSPAGAKWTETEIEMLRSAVRRFGDDLNSISSVIKDRTVAQIKSTVKRKLYEDNRVPLLSECPKKTMKKTTMSLVSGPVPAPPTVIGVPTSQVATTALQSAQSTLPPTIKKPKAADVTLSALNDSDVNSDLVDMEGLGEGSTKKLNFDQESLNLDSSLIMNPSDLPLLSR, encoded by the exons ATGACTTCTGCGTCAACGAAG GTGGGGGAGATCTTCTCTGCCGCAGGCGCTGCCTTCACTAAACTGGGCGAACTGACCATGCAGCTGCACCCCGTGGCCGACTCCAGCCCGGCGGG AGCCAAATGGACAGAAACTGAGATTGAGATGTTGCGGTCAGCCGTGAGGCGCTTTGGTGACGACCTGAACAGCATCAGTTCTGTCATTAAGGACCGCACAGT TGCTCAGATAAAGTCCACTGTTAAGAGGAAACTTTATGAAGACAACCGGGTGCCTCTCTTGTCTGAATGTCCCAAGAAGACCATGAAGAAAACCACCATGTCTTTAGTCAGTGGTCCTGTCCCTGCACCCCCCACGGTCATTGGCGTGCCGACATCTCAAGTTGCGACAACAGCTCTCCAGAGCGCTCAGTCCACGTTGCCCCCTACAATTAAGAAACCAAAGGCGGCAG ATGTGACCCTGAGTGCTCTTAATGACTCAGATGTTAACAGTGACCTGGTGGATATGGAAGGTCTCGGAGAAGGCTCAACCAAGAAGCTGAATTTTGATCAGG AGAGCCTGAATCTGGACTCTAGTCTTATAATGAATCCCAGTGATCTTCCTCTGCTGTCTCGCTGA
- the arrb2a gene encoding arrestin, beta 2a isoform X2, whose amino-acid sequence MGDKAGTRVFKKSSPNCKVTVYLGKRDFVDHLDRVDPVDGVILVDPEYLKDRKVFVTLTCAFRYGREDLDVLGLSFRKDLYISTFQAYPPIPDERKPSTRLQDRLLRKLGQHAHPFHFTIPQNLPCSVTLQPGPEDTGKACGVDFEIRAFCAKSVEEKVHKRNSVRLVIRKVQYAPEKPGPQPMVETTRSFLMSDRSLHLEASLDKELYYHGEPISVNVHVTNNSTKTVKRVKISVRQYADICLFSTAQYKCPVAQLEAEDQVLSSSTFCKVYTLTPALCNNREKRGLALDGKLKHEDTNLASSTIVKDTCSKEVLGILVSYRVKVKLVISRGGDVSVELPIVLMHPKPADLPTSRPTSTVPETDPPIDTNLIEFDTNSLIQDDDFVFEDFARLRLKGIVDDKDEDC is encoded by the exons ATGGGGGACAAGGCGGGGACCAG GGTGTTCAAGAAGTCGAGTCCGAATTGCAAA GTTACTGTCTACCTGGGCAAGAGAGATTTTGTGGATCACCTGGACCGTGTGGACCCAGTAG ATGGTGTGATTCTAGTAGACCCAGAATATctaaaagacagaaaag TGTTTGTGACCCTGACCTGTGCTTTTCGATATGGACGCGAGGACCTAGATGTCTTGGGTCTTTCTTTCCGCAAGGATCTGTACATTTCCACTTTCCAGGCATATCCGCCAATCCCAGACGAGCGGAAGCCCAGCACCCGGCTTCAGGATAGGCTGCTGAGGAAGCTCGGCCAGCATGCTCACCCCTTCCACTTTACT ATCCCTCAGAACTTACCCTGCTCTGTGACTTTACAACCTGGACCAGAAGATACTGGAAAG GCCTGTGGAGTAGACTTTGAGATCAGAGCTTTCTGTGCCAAATCGGTTGAAGAGAAGGTTCACAAAAG GAATTCCGTGCGGCTGGTAATCCGCAAGGTGCAGTATGCCCCAGAAAAGCCGGGCCCTCAGCCCATGGTGGAGACAACCCGCAGCTTTCTCATGTCTGACCGCTCACTGCATCTGGAGGCCTCACTGGACAAAGAG cTCTACTATCATGGGGAACCAATTAGTGTGAACGTCCATGTCACTAACAACTCCACCAAGACAGTTAAAAGAGTAAAAATATCAG TTCGGCAGTATGCAGACATCTGTCTCTTCAGCACGGCGCAGTACAAGTGTCCTGTAGCACAGCTCGAGGCTGA AGATCAGGTTTTGTCAAGCTCCACGTTCTGTAAGGTGTACACTCTCACCCCTGCCCTCTGCAACAACCGCGAGAAGCGTGGCCTTGCCCTGGATGGCAAATTGAAGCATGAGGACACTAACCTGGCCTCCAGTACCAT AGTGAAAGACACATGCAGTAAAGAGGTCCTGGGAATTCTGGTCTCTTATCGGGTGAAGGTCAAACTGGTCATCTCGCGTGGAGG AGATGTATCTGTGGAGCTGCCAATTGTCCTGATGCATCCAAAGCCAGCTGACCTGCCAACATCTCGTCCAACCTCAA CTGTTCCAGAGACTGACCCACCAATTGACACCAACCTGATTGAATTTGACACAAA CAGTTTAATTCAAGATGATGACTTTGTGTTTGAGGACTTTGCCCGTCTTCGACTAAAAGGGATAGTAGATGATAAAGATGAAGACTGCTAA
- the LOC114791916 gene encoding autophagy-related protein 16-1 isoform X2, with amino-acid sequence METWKSHVRAGLFNRDRLQKDPFAGVFSTLSKLEGRLELRDKLLENPPISGWSGPEDEKPIRLQLRLKECELDRFELSERVSDLTATLYLKEAELQYCHSQVVRFRGEAVALAREASSLRSGLAEYEYALELQSKQFAGLQIEMSTLRAELSVAWVEKEDLLERWMEEKRLEAERVNKHNAAQERWHRFAGCLNSHKHREAPRICGQTEGDK; translated from the exons ATGGAGACGTGGAAGAGTCACGTGCGCGCCGGACTGTTCAATAGAGACCGGCTCCAGAAAGACCCTTTTGCTGGAGTTTTCTCCACTT TGTCAAAGTTAGAAGGGAGACTTGAGTTGCGCGACAAACTACTAGAAAACCCTCCAATCAG CGGTTGGAGTGGACCTGAAGACGAGAAGCCGATCAGGCTTCAACTGCGCCTGAAGGAGTGTGAGCTGGACCGATTTGAG CTGTCGGAGAGGGTGTCAGACCTCACAGCCACCCTGTACCTCAAAGAGGCGGAGCTGCAGTACTGCCACTCACA AGTGGTGCGGTTCCGGGGCGAAGCAGTGGCTCTCGCTCGGGAAGCTTCCAGTTTGCGGTCAGGCCTGGCGGAGTATGAGTATGCCCTTGAGCTCCAGTCGAAACAGTTTGCTGGGCTACAGATCGAGATGTCCACCCTTAGGGCAGAGTTGTCTGTGGCTTGGGTGGAGAAGGAGGATTTGCTGGAGCGCTggatggaggagaagaggcTGGAGGCAGAGCGTGTGAACAAGCACAATGCTGCTCAGGAGAG ATGGCATCGTTTTGCTGGTTGCCTGAACAGTCATAAGCATAGAGAAGCACCCAGAATATGTGGGCAGACAGAG ggAGACAAATGA